From one Microbacterium sp. 10M-3C3 genomic stretch:
- a CDS encoding ATP-binding protein, with the protein MGVAMTRVSEEALETALHQLSEHVRRTADSNWTQAFLAGRRIAAAPYDSSTRGADRAVADLFTLVPNVRTGTLNPFINLNSTQRWLKNEQAGRSTVWNKATRGYTQTLLFNDDGAGGDRHIGNGIRADAIDVLLDQYQALGVTGPAGPALAVLLTRDVEWTAEPSTVELQTSAAEKLGLSLDEYERFTTPTPLGVPILGAPEWSSTLLERSSFGPPADVQPGTAAVQGHGYEEAPIEQITSLIDEFKKFATAYGITASDADIHDLLASTLGSQFVLMAGPSGSGKSLIASALAAFFAKKDRRTRLEGSRFLARQEEFLGYYSHLAGQQFIAQSPLLDLLPLGSTDERKDAPVVIIEEANLSPIEGYLSALVHGLGGTEAGTLDFRLHSRSDDVSTMDNGVTVPSRLTLAPYPRFFATINVDADSPSPARKVASRACVILTDTPSIEEARVSADILSQPSIEEADGPASTILGRPSSAFARYNESGSDVYEEALLRRGRQLSEVIGTEAVNFRSYQKALFYIAWYVELAGEDETQPDSVVVATAVDNAILHFVLPTLSAHQFAAAIEGLPDIAPTSVLASRVDRLKTALQGQTFGPSPDFWGALS; encoded by the coding sequence ACACGGGTCTCCGAGGAGGCGCTCGAAACCGCGCTGCACCAGCTCAGTGAGCATGTCCGTCGAACGGCCGACTCGAACTGGACTCAGGCGTTCCTCGCCGGGCGTCGCATCGCCGCCGCTCCCTATGACTCTTCGACGCGAGGTGCCGACCGAGCGGTGGCCGACCTGTTCACGCTCGTTCCGAACGTACGAACGGGCACGCTCAACCCATTCATCAATCTGAACTCAACGCAGCGTTGGCTCAAGAACGAACAGGCGGGTCGCTCGACGGTCTGGAACAAGGCGACGCGTGGCTACACACAGACGCTGCTCTTCAATGACGACGGGGCCGGCGGCGACCGCCACATCGGCAACGGGATCCGCGCTGACGCGATCGATGTGCTGCTCGATCAGTACCAGGCCCTCGGTGTCACTGGGCCGGCGGGACCGGCGCTTGCCGTGCTACTCACACGCGATGTCGAGTGGACAGCCGAGCCGTCGACCGTTGAGCTCCAGACCTCCGCAGCTGAGAAACTCGGACTGTCGCTCGATGAGTACGAGCGCTTCACCACCCCGACACCGCTTGGAGTCCCGATCCTCGGCGCTCCCGAGTGGTCGTCCACGCTCCTCGAGAGGTCCTCCTTTGGACCCCCTGCTGACGTACAGCCGGGCACTGCGGCCGTCCAGGGGCACGGCTACGAGGAAGCTCCGATCGAGCAGATCACATCGTTGATCGACGAGTTCAAGAAGTTCGCAACGGCATACGGGATCACCGCGAGTGACGCTGACATTCATGACCTCCTGGCGTCCACGCTCGGCAGCCAGTTCGTGCTCATGGCCGGCCCAAGCGGGAGTGGCAAGTCGCTGATCGCCTCGGCGCTCGCCGCCTTCTTCGCGAAGAAGGACCGGCGCACACGCCTTGAAGGCAGTCGATTCCTGGCGCGGCAGGAAGAGTTCCTCGGCTACTACTCGCATCTCGCTGGACAGCAGTTCATTGCGCAGTCACCCCTTCTGGATCTGCTTCCGCTCGGGTCAACCGATGAGCGCAAGGATGCGCCCGTCGTGATCATCGAGGAAGCGAACCTGTCTCCCATCGAGGGCTATCTGTCTGCCCTCGTGCATGGCCTGGGTGGCACGGAAGCCGGCACTCTCGATTTCCGACTGCACTCGCGGAGCGACGACGTATCAACGATGGACAACGGCGTCACCGTCCCCTCAAGGCTGACGCTCGCACCGTATCCGCGCTTCTTTGCGACGATCAATGTGGACGCCGACTCGCCGTCGCCCGCACGCAAGGTCGCGAGTCGTGCATGTGTGATCCTCACCGACACACCTTCCATCGAGGAGGCACGTGTGTCAGCAGACATCTTGTCGCAGCCGTCAATCGAAGAAGCGGACGGACCGGCGAGCACGATCCTCGGGAGACCGTCGTCGGCATTCGCTCGCTACAACGAATCGGGCTCCGACGTCTACGAAGAAGCGCTTCTTCGTAGGGGCAGGCAGCTCAGTGAGGTCATCGGAACTGAGGCGGTGAACTTCCGCTCCTATCAAAAGGCGCTCTTCTACATCGCCTGGTACGTGGAACTCGCCGGTGAGGACGAGACGCAGCCCGATAGCGTCGTCGTGGCCACGGCGGTTGACAACGCGATCCTCCACTTCGTGCTTCCGACATTGTCAGCACACCAGTTCGCCGCTGCTATCGAAGGTCTCCCTGACATCGCGCCGACAAGCGTCCTCGCGAGTCGCGTGGATCGTCTGAAGACTGCGCTACAGGGGCAGACTTTCGGCCCGTCTCCTGATTTCTGGGGAGCGCTGAGCTGA
- a CDS encoding DUF4383 domain-containing protein codes for MGSSPNRIVAVIFGAVYLLVGLLGFTVTGGVAFAGEQGGLLLGIFQVNPLHNIAHLLIGAALLIAGIAGVRAAKSVNVLVGAVYLLLGIVGFFLAGPANFLALNAADHFLHLASAVVLLGVGLAADKNVRRTAAV; via the coding sequence ATGGGCTCGTCACCGAACCGCATCGTCGCCGTCATCTTCGGCGCCGTCTACCTCCTCGTCGGCCTCCTCGGCTTCACCGTCACCGGCGGCGTCGCCTTCGCCGGCGAACAGGGCGGCCTCCTCCTGGGCATCTTCCAGGTGAACCCGCTCCACAACATCGCGCACCTCCTGATCGGCGCGGCACTGCTGATCGCCGGCATCGCGGGCGTCCGTGCGGCCAAGAGCGTCAACGTCCTCGTCGGCGCGGTGTACCTGCTGCTCGGCATCGTGGGCTTCTTCCTCGCCGGCCCGGCGAACTTCCTCGCCCTGAACGCCGCCGACCACTTCCTTCACCTCGCCAGCGCGGTCGTGCTTCTGGGGGTCGGCCTCGCCGCCGACAAGAACGTCCGTCGCACCGCGGCGGTCTGA
- a CDS encoding ParB/RepB/Spo0J family partition protein has translation MVNFDATTVPLESLLLDPNNFRFTAPGTVALVAEARIAEEKVQAAALERVKADGVSELKLSIAENGFVPVERIVVRALDGDEGGYVVVEGNRRTAALKLLERDHAGGVDLDERVKEVFEGVPVLLATEASEDDLLAIMGIRHVGGPKEWGGYQSALLVHRLMSKPDLTAREVASRLGLTVNEVNRRNRAFSALTQMMEDEEHGEFVTPEMYPIFHETVGQPLVREWLGWSQTDRKFNNDDTRELFYGWLTRGDDGPKIRSYSEIRELKLILENEDALIALKDDDQSFSDALAIVRADARSARWLPNAKSALSSLNEMGSDTIESLDSDSLAVLESLRRRAAWIIKAHAVSQDDEASDEA, from the coding sequence ATGGTGAACTTTGACGCGACGACAGTTCCGCTCGAGAGCCTCCTGCTGGACCCGAACAACTTTCGGTTCACCGCGCCCGGGACCGTCGCTCTTGTAGCCGAGGCCCGCATCGCCGAAGAGAAGGTGCAGGCGGCTGCCCTGGAACGTGTCAAAGCGGATGGCGTTTCAGAGCTCAAGCTGTCGATTGCCGAGAACGGGTTTGTCCCGGTCGAGCGCATCGTCGTCCGCGCACTCGACGGCGATGAGGGCGGCTACGTCGTTGTTGAGGGCAACCGACGTACTGCCGCACTGAAGCTTCTCGAGCGCGACCACGCAGGCGGCGTCGACCTCGATGAGCGTGTAAAGGAGGTCTTCGAAGGCGTGCCTGTGCTCCTCGCAACGGAAGCTTCCGAAGACGATCTTCTTGCGATCATGGGTATTCGACATGTCGGCGGACCCAAGGAGTGGGGCGGGTACCAAAGCGCGCTTCTGGTGCATCGATTGATGAGCAAGCCCGATCTGACAGCGCGGGAGGTTGCCTCTCGACTCGGGCTCACCGTCAATGAGGTGAATCGGAGGAACCGAGCCTTCTCAGCGCTCACGCAGATGATGGAGGACGAAGAACACGGCGAGTTCGTTACGCCGGAGATGTATCCGATCTTCCACGAGACAGTCGGCCAGCCGCTCGTCCGCGAGTGGCTCGGGTGGTCACAGACAGACCGAAAGTTCAACAACGATGACACCAGGGAGTTGTTCTACGGCTGGCTCACTAGAGGCGATGACGGACCAAAGATCCGCAGCTACAGCGAGATCCGTGAGCTGAAGCTCATCCTGGAGAACGAAGACGCTCTCATCGCGCTCAAGGACGACGACCAAAGCTTTAGTGATGCGCTCGCGATCGTCCGGGCAGACGCTCGTTCCGCTCGGTGGCTGCCTAACGCGAAGTCTGCACTGTCCTCGCTGAACGAAATGGGCTCTGACACTATCGAGTCCCTGGATTCCGACTCCTTGGCTGTCCTCGAGAGCCTCCGGCGCAGAGCCGCATGGATCATCAAGGCTCACGCGGTCTCACAGGACGATGAAGCTAGTGACGAGGCCTAG
- a CDS encoding DUF3644 domain-containing protein yields MPRPARWIGTLRASIDEATLAVRLYNDSGQSRAFEGFVVHMHLAWLYLLQARFARDGIDYRYRRQDDPRRFVVIDGEHKRWELAKCVAERWTNADDPVRRNLEFFIALRNRVEHRHASTDRDLGLTVSGHAQAFLLNFEDELVSTFGAKYSLAEILRFPVFVGTFTTEGEQALLKLRNRLPADLKRFIAQYHSGLPEATAADSRFELRLRVVLEMASRDDDAMSMQFTRWDDMTEEERSAVAEMGRRGQTIVREQSRPVVGHGLLRPREAELKVAAAIPYRFTSHHFLRAWQIKEIRPVNGSDKPERTDEKYCMYDALGRGYGYTEAWVKYLIKQCATAEGFQAVTGRAAEAKEASAAQ; encoded by the coding sequence ATGCCTCGCCCCGCTCGCTGGATCGGCACGCTTCGCGCATCGATCGACGAAGCCACGCTGGCGGTGCGTCTTTACAACGACTCCGGTCAGAGCAGAGCGTTCGAGGGATTCGTCGTCCACATGCACCTTGCGTGGCTGTACTTGCTGCAGGCGCGCTTCGCTCGTGACGGCATTGACTATCGCTACAGGCGGCAGGACGACCCGCGTCGATTCGTTGTGATCGATGGTGAGCACAAGCGTTGGGAGCTTGCCAAGTGCGTCGCGGAGCGGTGGACGAACGCCGACGATCCCGTCCGTCGAAATCTCGAGTTCTTCATCGCGCTCCGCAATCGAGTGGAGCATCGACATGCCTCGACGGATCGCGACCTGGGTCTCACTGTCAGCGGTCACGCCCAAGCCTTCTTGCTGAACTTTGAGGACGAGCTTGTCAGCACCTTCGGCGCCAAGTACTCGCTGGCGGAGATTCTGCGATTTCCGGTGTTCGTCGGCACGTTCACTACCGAGGGTGAGCAAGCGTTGCTGAAGCTGCGTAATCGCCTGCCCGCGGATCTGAAGAGATTCATCGCTCAGTACCACTCCGGCCTACCCGAAGCGACGGCAGCGGATTCTCGATTCGAGCTTCGTCTGCGAGTCGTCCTGGAAATGGCTTCTCGCGATGACGATGCCATGTCGATGCAGTTCACCCGCTGGGATGACATGACCGAAGAGGAGCGTTCGGCCGTAGCCGAGATGGGTCGCCGTGGACAAACCATCGTCCGGGAGCAGAGCCGTCCCGTTGTAGGGCACGGGCTGCTTCGTCCTCGTGAGGCGGAACTCAAGGTCGCGGCTGCGATTCCGTACCGCTTTACGAGCCACCACTTCCTCCGTGCCTGGCAGATCAAGGAGATTCGCCCTGTGAACGGCAGCGACAAGCCCGAGCGCACGGATGAGAAGTACTGCATGTACGACGCACTGGGTCGCGGCTACGGGTACACCGAGGCTTGGGTGAAGTACCTCATCAAGCAGTGCGCAACCGCAGAGGGGTTCCAGGCCGTCACTGGTCGGGCCGCAGAAGCCAAGGAGGCGTCCGCGGCGCAGTAG
- a CDS encoding aldose 1-epimerase family protein — protein MARTPLSGTQHLLRAGDAEAVIAGVGASLRTYTHRGRDLVVPFDADEVRPGYRGATLAPWPNRVVDGVYVFDGVEHDLALTEPKRGHALHGLLPWTEYAAIDKGPSHVTLSAVVEPQTGYPWRVAVETTYALTAEGLHQTVTARNESETAAPWGTGPHPYLRAGAGHVDDWTLHLPAATVLEVTPDRLAPTGLASVEVDAARFDYRAARPIGSAEIDHAYTDLARDAGGLVTVTVTGAAGLGAAISWDATCAWVQVHTADRPDGAASPAHRIGLAVEPMTCAPDAFNDARYPFDTGLLVLEPGAAHTAGWTISPIG, from the coding sequence ATGGCGCGCACACCGCTGTCGGGCACGCAGCATCTGCTGCGCGCCGGTGACGCCGAGGCGGTCATCGCCGGCGTCGGCGCCTCGCTGCGCACCTACACGCACCGCGGACGCGACCTCGTCGTGCCGTTCGACGCCGACGAGGTGCGCCCGGGCTACCGGGGCGCCACCCTCGCGCCGTGGCCGAACCGCGTCGTCGACGGCGTCTACGTCTTCGACGGCGTCGAGCACGACCTCGCGCTGACCGAGCCGAAGCGCGGACACGCCCTCCACGGGCTGCTGCCGTGGACGGAGTACGCGGCGATCGACAAGGGCCCGAGCCACGTGACGCTCTCCGCGGTCGTCGAGCCGCAGACCGGCTACCCGTGGCGCGTCGCCGTCGAGACGACGTACGCGCTCACGGCCGAGGGCCTGCACCAGACCGTGACGGCGCGGAACGAATCCGAGACCGCCGCTCCGTGGGGAACCGGCCCGCACCCCTATCTGCGGGCGGGCGCGGGGCACGTCGACGACTGGACTCTCCACCTGCCGGCGGCGACCGTGCTCGAGGTCACGCCCGACCGGCTCGCACCGACCGGCCTCGCGTCGGTCGAGGTCGACGCCGCGCGGTTCGACTACCGCGCCGCGCGCCCGATCGGCTCGGCGGAGATCGACCACGCGTACACCGACCTCGCCCGCGACGCCGGCGGGCTCGTCACGGTGACGGTGACGGGTGCAGCGGGGCTCGGCGCGGCGATCTCGTGGGACGCGACGTGCGCATGGGTGCAGGTGCACACCGCCGATCGGCCCGACGGCGCGGCATCCCCCGCGCACCGGATCGGTCTGGCGGTCGAGCCGATGACGTGCGCGCCCGACGCGTTCAACGACGCCCGCTACCCGTTCGACACGGGTCTGCTCGTGCTCGAGCCGGGCGCCGCGCACACCGCGGGGTGGACGATCTCGCCGATCGGCTGA
- a CDS encoding YdeI/OmpD-associated family protein: MEYTTVLRQFGNNTGIEVPAEVLESLGAGKRPPVVVTVGDFTYRSTVGVMNGLSLIPFSSDKRAATGLRGGEEIVVSVELDSAPRTVEVPADLAEALAAADARAAFDALSPSAAKAHVTNVEGAKTPETRERRIAAVVAKLAG, translated from the coding sequence GTGGAGTACACGACCGTCCTGCGTCAGTTCGGCAACAACACCGGCATCGAGGTGCCCGCGGAGGTGCTGGAATCCCTCGGCGCCGGCAAGCGCCCGCCCGTCGTCGTCACGGTCGGCGACTTCACCTACCGGTCGACGGTCGGGGTCATGAACGGACTGTCGCTCATTCCGTTCAGCTCCGACAAGCGCGCCGCGACCGGGCTGCGCGGCGGCGAGGAGATCGTCGTGTCCGTCGAGCTCGACAGCGCGCCGCGCACCGTCGAGGTGCCCGCCGACCTCGCGGAGGCGCTCGCCGCCGCCGACGCTCGCGCCGCGTTCGACGCGCTGTCGCCGAGCGCCGCGAAGGCCCACGTCACGAACGTCGAGGGCGCGAAGACCCCTGAGACCCGCGAGCGCCGGATCGCGGCCGTCGTCGCCAAGCTGGCCGGCTGA
- a CDS encoding asparagine synthase — protein sequence MGRTADAIAEGVSIAAAAARLAVRNRILVETIAEGADFDRAAVSRFARETILDLADEQERAAARMKALRRRAFGKYSTSSGTHDYRDRDTRNLRRRGKQYAGVAKELRAWADDPDRIADLVDAARNAAWGDVEANLQRRLAVEGANYDADPDYERMRKARMDALRMVDLARLASHAKRRREAAVNDD from the coding sequence GTGGGACGGACGGCGGACGCGATCGCGGAGGGCGTGTCGATCGCCGCCGCGGCGGCGCGTCTCGCGGTGCGCAACCGCATCCTGGTGGAGACGATCGCCGAGGGGGCCGACTTCGACCGCGCCGCGGTCAGCCGATTCGCCCGCGAGACGATCCTCGACCTCGCCGACGAGCAGGAGCGCGCGGCGGCGCGCATGAAGGCGCTGCGGCGCCGCGCCTTCGGCAAGTACTCGACCTCGAGCGGCACGCATGACTACCGCGACCGCGACACGCGGAACCTCCGCCGCCGCGGCAAGCAGTACGCGGGGGTCGCGAAGGAGCTGCGCGCGTGGGCCGACGATCCCGACCGCATCGCCGACCTCGTGGATGCGGCGCGCAACGCCGCGTGGGGCGATGTGGAGGCGAACCTGCAGCGCCGACTGGCGGTCGAAGGCGCCAACTACGACGCCGATCCCGACTACGAGCGCATGCGCAAAGCCCGTATGGACGCGCTGCGCATGGTCGACCTCGCGCGCCTGGCGTCGCACGCCAAGCGCCGGCGCGAGGCTGCCGTGAACGACGACTGA
- a CDS encoding DUF808 domain-containing protein, with protein sequence MSVGLLAVVDDILTAAVKASAKTAGVVIDDAAVTPQYVQGITPARELPVVWKIALGSLVNKFVIIIPIALLLTAFAPWVLPYLLIIGGSFLCYEGAEKVLEWFGVSHEHGEEEARDEKRLVWGAVRTDLILSTEIMLIALSSLDPGLSIWMTLAVLLVIGLVMTGLVYGAVALLVKLDDVGLRLMKSESRGVRRFGARVVAAMPAVFRVISVVGTVAMLWVGGHLVIANLAETFWHGPEDVVHVVTHAIEAAGPVVVWLADTAMSAVGGLVYGLLIVAVVVGVTRVFRRTPSDAAH encoded by the coding sequence ATGTCGGTCGGGCTGCTCGCCGTCGTCGATGACATCCTGACCGCCGCGGTGAAGGCGAGCGCGAAGACAGCCGGTGTCGTCATCGACGACGCCGCCGTGACCCCGCAGTACGTGCAGGGGATCACCCCGGCGCGCGAGCTGCCCGTGGTGTGGAAGATCGCGCTCGGCAGCCTCGTGAACAAGTTCGTGATCATCATTCCGATCGCGCTGCTTCTCACCGCGTTCGCGCCGTGGGTCCTGCCCTACCTCCTCATCATCGGCGGCTCGTTCCTCTGCTACGAGGGCGCCGAGAAGGTGCTCGAGTGGTTCGGCGTCTCCCACGAGCACGGCGAGGAGGAGGCGCGCGACGAGAAGCGGCTGGTGTGGGGCGCGGTGCGCACCGACCTGATCCTCAGCACCGAGATCATGCTCATCGCCCTCTCGAGCCTGGACCCCGGTCTGTCGATCTGGATGACGCTCGCCGTGCTCCTCGTCATCGGTCTCGTCATGACGGGACTCGTGTACGGCGCCGTCGCACTGTTGGTGAAGCTCGACGACGTCGGGCTGCGGCTCATGAAGAGCGAGTCCCGAGGCGTGCGCCGATTCGGGGCGCGCGTCGTCGCGGCGATGCCGGCGGTCTTCCGCGTCATCAGTGTCGTCGGCACCGTCGCGATGCTGTGGGTCGGCGGCCACCTCGTGATCGCGAACCTCGCCGAGACGTTCTGGCACGGCCCGGAAGACGTCGTGCACGTCGTGACGCACGCCATCGAGGCGGCGGGCCCGGTCGTCGTGTGGCTCGCCGACACCGCGATGTCGGCCGTCGGCGGGCTCGTCTACGGCCTGCTCATCGTCGCGGTCGTCGTGGGTGTGACGCGCGTCTTCCGCCGCACGCCGTCGGATGCGGCCCACTGA
- the araA gene encoding L-arabinose isomerase, translating into MTRTSLTTSLAPYEVWFVTGSQNLYGEETLRQVAEQSQAVVAGLEGLPVKVVWKPVLKDSDSIRRLALEVNGRDDVIGVIAWMHTFSPAKMWISGLDALQKPLLHLHTQANVELPWNDIDFDFMNLNQAAHGDREFGYIQTRLGVARKTVVGHVSHPAVLAQIEDWQRAAAGWTAARTLKLARFGDNMRYVAVTEGDKTEAELRFGVQVNTWGVNELADAVAAASEPDIDALVQVYLDSYDVVPELLPGAERHQSLRDGAAIELGLRAFLEEGGFGAFTTSFEDLGALKQLPGLAVQRLMAEGYGFGAEGDWKTAILVRVANVMGAGLPGGASLMEDYTYDLVAGDEKILGAHMLEVSPSLTTQKPRLELHPLGIGGKDDPVRLVFTADPGPALVVAMSDMRDRFRLVANVVENVEAPDLPNLPVGRAVWKPQPDFATSAACWLAAGAAHHTVMTTAVGIEVFRDFAEIAKTELVVIDEDTTVRGFQKELRWNQAYYRLAQGL; encoded by the coding sequence ATGACCCGCACGTCCCTGACCACGTCCCTCGCGCCCTACGAGGTGTGGTTCGTCACCGGAAGCCAGAACCTCTATGGCGAGGAGACGCTCCGCCAGGTCGCCGAGCAGTCGCAGGCCGTCGTGGCCGGCCTCGAGGGCCTCCCGGTGAAGGTCGTCTGGAAGCCCGTGCTGAAGGATTCGGACAGCATCCGCCGCCTCGCCCTCGAGGTGAACGGCCGTGACGACGTCATCGGCGTCATCGCGTGGATGCACACCTTCAGCCCCGCGAAGATGTGGATCTCCGGGCTGGACGCACTGCAGAAGCCGCTGCTGCACCTGCACACGCAGGCCAACGTCGAGCTGCCGTGGAACGACATCGACTTCGACTTCATGAACCTCAACCAGGCGGCGCACGGCGACCGCGAGTTCGGCTACATCCAGACCCGCCTGGGCGTCGCGCGCAAGACCGTGGTCGGGCACGTCTCCCACCCGGCCGTACTCGCCCAGATCGAGGACTGGCAGCGCGCCGCCGCCGGCTGGACCGCGGCCCGCACGCTCAAGCTGGCCCGCTTCGGCGACAACATGCGCTACGTCGCCGTCACCGAGGGCGACAAGACCGAGGCCGAGCTGCGCTTCGGCGTGCAGGTGAACACGTGGGGCGTGAACGAGCTCGCCGACGCGGTGGCCGCCGCATCCGAGCCCGACATCGACGCGCTCGTGCAGGTGTACCTCGACTCCTACGACGTCGTGCCCGAGCTGCTCCCCGGCGCCGAGCGTCACCAGTCGCTGCGCGACGGCGCCGCGATCGAGCTGGGGCTGCGCGCCTTCCTCGAAGAGGGCGGATTCGGCGCCTTCACGACGTCGTTCGAAGACCTCGGCGCTCTGAAGCAGCTGCCCGGTCTCGCGGTGCAGCGCCTCATGGCCGAGGGCTACGGCTTCGGCGCCGAGGGCGACTGGAAGACCGCGATCCTCGTGCGCGTCGCGAACGTCATGGGCGCGGGCCTTCCCGGGGGCGCGAGCCTCATGGAGGACTACACGTACGACCTCGTCGCCGGCGACGAGAAGATCCTCGGCGCCCACATGCTCGAGGTGTCGCCGTCGCTCACGACGCAGAAGCCGCGCCTGGAGCTGCACCCCCTCGGCATCGGCGGCAAGGACGACCCCGTGCGCCTGGTCTTCACGGCCGACCCGGGGCCGGCGCTCGTCGTCGCGATGAGCGACATGCGTGACCGCTTCCGTCTCGTCGCGAACGTCGTCGAGAACGTCGAGGCGCCCGACCTGCCGAACCTGCCCGTGGGACGTGCGGTGTGGAAGCCGCAGCCGGACTTCGCCACGTCGGCCGCCTGCTGGCTGGCCGCCGGCGCCGCACACCACACGGTGATGACGACGGCCGTGGGCATCGAGGTGTTCCGCGACTTCGCGGAGATCGCGAAGACCGAGCTCGTCGTCATCGACGAGGACACCACCGTGCGCGGGTTCCAGAAGGAGCTGCGCTGGAACCAGGCCTACTACCGGCTCGCGCAGGGGCTCTGA
- a CDS encoding restriction endonuclease: MLQAGHAPDLDGAAELAETLVEQVRVLIIDAQTLASNAGEAWTLEIYGSEDEYVRGSSAVDLTLSAEERRIRSNRLHISAIHSALRVLSPTQFEHACTAILQLMGCVEPQTSPRRDDGGIDFYGRLELKGRLDNSSPYGGIDSRVGLWLVGQAKHYPDRPIQTAHIRELVGSVELARTGGAIHIWQGLHLRPFDATIQLLFTTGTFSSGALLLLDKTGIVAMNGLQLATFLADAGVGIDQIASTFAEDAFRAALSIPG, translated from the coding sequence TTGCTGCAAGCTGGACATGCTCCTGATCTGGACGGGGCTGCTGAGCTCGCCGAGACGCTCGTCGAACAAGTCCGCGTTCTGATCATCGACGCGCAGACGCTCGCTTCCAACGCGGGTGAGGCGTGGACGCTCGAGATCTACGGCAGCGAAGATGAGTATGTGCGCGGCTCGTCTGCAGTAGATCTCACTTTGTCCGCGGAAGAGCGGAGGATCCGATCAAATCGACTGCACATCTCCGCAATCCACTCGGCGCTGCGGGTGCTATCCCCAACGCAATTCGAGCATGCCTGCACAGCGATACTTCAGCTCATGGGATGTGTCGAGCCCCAGACATCGCCGAGGCGCGACGATGGCGGCATCGACTTCTACGGACGGCTTGAGCTGAAGGGTCGGCTCGACAATAGCTCGCCGTATGGCGGCATCGACAGCAGGGTCGGACTGTGGCTGGTCGGCCAAGCCAAGCACTATCCAGACCGTCCCATCCAGACGGCTCACATCCGCGAACTCGTTGGTTCCGTCGAACTCGCGCGAACGGGCGGCGCCATCCACATATGGCAGGGACTTCATCTACGCCCATTCGACGCGACGATCCAGCTGCTTTTCACGACTGGCACCTTCTCGAGTGGCGCCCTTCTGTTGCTCGACAAGACCGGGATCGTCGCTATGAATGGTCTGCAACTTGCCACGTTCTTGGCGGATGCCGGCGTGGGGATCGATCAGATTGCCTCCACGTTCGCCGAGGACGCGTTCCGCGCGGCTCTAAGCATCCCTGGCTGA